The Mercurialis annua linkage group LG2, ddMerAnnu1.2, whole genome shotgun sequence genome contains a region encoding:
- the LOC126668664 gene encoding pEARLI1-like lipid transfer protein 1 codes for MASTNNLSASIFILSVLILSTISNACVPCEPTHPTKPTKPSNPTKPTKPSNPTPMPPTPSKQTCPIDALKLGVCADLLGVVNVVIGGSPSGSKCCALIQGLADLDVGLCLCTAIKANVLGINLNVPVSLGLLVNACDKSLPSGFKCPS; via the coding sequence ATGGCTTCCACCAATAATCTCTCTGCTTCTATTTTCATTCTTTCAGTCCTCATTCTATCAACTATTTCCAATGCTTGCGTGCCCTGCGAGCCAACCCACCCTACTAAGCCTACTAAGCCAAGTAACCCTACTAAGCCTACCAAGCCTAGTAATCCCACTCCAATGCCGCCGACACCTTCCAAACAAACTTGCCCGATCGATGCACTGAAACTCGGTGTTTGCGCCGATCTTCTCGGAGTTGTTAACGTTGTTATCGGAGGTTCTCCGTCAGGAAGCAAATGCTGCGCTCTTATTCAAGGATTGGCTGATCTTGATGTTGGTTTGTGTCTATGCACTGCAATTAAAGCCAATGTCCTTGGAATTAACTTGAATGTGCCTGTTTCACTTGGTTTGCTTGTTAATGCTTGTGACAAGTCACTTCCTTCTGGTTTTAAATGTCcatcttaa
- the LOC126668663 gene encoding pEARLI1-like lipid transfer protein 1 — MASTNNLSASIFILSVLILSTISNACVPCKPTHPTKPTKPSNPTKPTKPNKPNNPTPMPPTPSKQTCPIDALKLGVCADLLGVVNVVIGGSPSGSKCCALIQGLADLDVGLCLCTAIKANVLGINLNVPVSLGLLVNACDKSLPSGFKCPS, encoded by the coding sequence ATGGCTTCCACCAACAATCTCTCTGCTTCCATCTTCATTCTCTCAGTCCTCATTCTATCAACTATTTCCAATGCTTGCGTGCCCTGCAAGCCAACCCACCCTACTAAGCCTACTAAGCCAAGTAACCCTACTAAACCTACTAAGCCAAATAAGCCTAATAATCCCACTCCAATGCCGCCGACACCTTCGAAACAAACTTGCCCGATCGATGCACTGAAACTCGGTGTATGCGCCGATCTTCTCGGAGTTGTTAACGTTGTTATTGGAGGTTCTCCGTCAGGAAGCAAATGCTGCGCTCTTATTCAAGGATTGGCTGATCTTGATGTTGGTTTGTGTCTATGCACTGCAATTAAAGCTAATGTTCTTGGAATTAACTTGAATGTGCCTGTTTCACTTGGTTTGCTGGTTAATGCTTGTGACAAATCACTTCCTTCTGGTTTTAAATGTCCATCTTAA
- the LOC126668665 gene encoding pEARLI1-like lipid transfer protein 1 has protein sequence MASSKNLSASIFILSVLILSTISNACVPCKPTNPTKPTKPTKPTKPNKPNNPTPMPPTSKQTCPIDALKLGVCADLLGVVNVVVGGSSSGSKCCALIQGLADLDVGLCLCTAIKANVLGINLNVPVSLGLLVNACDKSLPSGFKCPS, from the coding sequence ATGGCTTCCTCCAAAAATCTCTCTGCTTCCATCTTCATTCTCTCAGTCCTCATTCTGTCAACTATTTCCAATGCTTGCGTGCCCTGCAAGCCAACTAACCCTACTAAGCCAACTAAGCCTACGAAGCCTACTAAGCCAAATAAGCCTAATAATCCCACTCCGATGCCTCCGACTTCGAAACAAACTTGCCCGATCGATGCACTGAAACTCGGTGTTTGCGCCGATCTTCTCGGAGTTGTTAACGTTGTTGTCGGCGGTTCTTCATCAGGAAGCAAATGCTGTGCTCTTATTCAAGGATTGGCTGATCTTGATGTTGGTTTGTGTCTATGCACTGCAATTAAAGCTAATGTTCTTGGAATTAACTTGAATGTGCCTGTTTCACTTGGTTTGCTGGTTAATGCTTGTGACAAATCACTTCCTTCTGGTTTTAAATGTCCATCTTAA